GTCTTGAACGTTCCAAAATTCTTTTTCCCCATTCTTCATGTGCAAATCCAAATCAAACTCTTTCTCTTATCAAAACAGTAAAAGGCTGCATATTTTTCCAATTATTCCCTCTGAAGTAACTTAAAATCCAGCAACCAGAATGTTTCAACCACCAAAGTTCAGGCTTTTCAAACCCTAagtcaataaagaaaaaaaaggcaagATAGCAACTTTTCCTTTCCTAAAAACCACCTCAGGCACACGGACACAGATTACCTTAATGTGTTCCTGTCAATTTGCTATTATAGCAAAATACTAAGACAAACCTCTGTTGAAATTTTCTTCCAAGTCCATGATGATGCCTGATGCAGACTTGTATTCCAAGTTTAAGGCTTTTCCTCAAGATTATGAAGCAATCAAGATGAATTTGCTACTGTTTGGTTATTCATTGTAGTTTATACCTTCAACAAATAATTCATTCTTTTAACTCTCTTTGAAGAGTAGATAAGTTAGAATAACgagcttttaatttttcatctgcATCAGCTACCTTGTTGTTGCTGTTAGCTTGCAAAGTTTGTGGAGCTTGTCACTAGCAATTGTTGATATATATGCCATTCTGGTGAGACGAAGTTTGCGGAACTGTAGAATTATTAGTTGCTTCACCATTGGCGATGGGGTAAGAAAACTCTTATGTTCAAGCCTTGCTGTGGCATGTTTTGGAATATATTGCTGATTAGATGCACAAATATATGCTTAAACTCTAGGAAAATGGCTGGCTAAGAGTTTGTTCCTTGTCATTAACCTTTCAATGAACTGATAATGAATTTGTACTGACCTTTGAGCCTAAATAAGTGTTTCTTATAGCCGGAAGTTGATACAGTGCCGTACAACTGTACTTCTTGTGGAGGTTGCTttcataaattgattttttgtgtgtgtgtgtgttttttttacagCCAATTGTTGTTGTAATCAATGCATACTGAAGTTTTACTTCATTTCTAGTAATGATGGTCAGGTTGTTTATCATAATGATGTGTGATTGCCATAATATCCATGGTTTGGAAactaaaaatagattcatttgtCTCATTACTAGTCGGGTCCATCTCCAGTTTacaaaatgctttttttttttattatggtgCAGGTCACATCTACTCTGACATTTGCTGCTGCATGTGCATCTGCTGGCATAACAGTCCTAATTAGCAATGATCTTAATAAATGTAGCTTGAACCACTGCACAAGATTTGAGACTGCTACGGCCATGGCTTTTATCAGCTGGTTTTCAGTGTCACCCTCTTTTCTCTTGAACTTTTGGTCATTGGCTTCCCGGTAAGATTTTAATGGAATAATCCATAATCAGCAAACTTGTCTCTGCCTTCATTGCTTTGTTTTTAGTTGTTTTTCGAACCTGTAACCCACCATACATACCAAATATGGAGATCTGATTTCTCCTACTTTGTATATAGGCAAGTTTTGCTATACATTTTTGTAAGCATTTCAAATACATTGCATTTACCTCTTTGCAAGCTACATTTGTGTTCACACCACCAgtgttcttttttataaaaataatttttaattgaactATGCAGTTTGCATGAGCCATTCCAAAGTAGCATTCAGAGTTTGTGCTGTCTAAAGCACATGCTTTATGCTTATGGATTGCAAACCCTTACACAGAGGTCAGTGGTTGAATGGCCCTTTTAAGATAACCTTTTATACAAAGGTTGAGAATGCGAATCATTTGATCAgttaaatatagtttttgaaAACAACCGTTGGAAAATAGTTAGGGTTTTTTATGCAAA
This genomic interval from Juglans regia cultivar Chandler chromosome 3, Walnut 2.0, whole genome shotgun sequence contains the following:
- the LOC109009063 gene encoding CASP-like protein 5A1; translation: MNMSRPSVHPVEAPPLTAHNAPRGRMKDIQGMPGTPGGLALRLCQFVFALVSLSVITTTSDFSSASAFCYLVVAVSLQSLWSLSLAIVDIYAILVRRSLRNCRIISCFTIGDGVTSTLTFAAACASAGITVLISNDLNKCSLNHCTRFETATAMAFISWFSVSPSFLLNFWSLASR